The genomic interval TTCCACGACCGGCGGCGGCGGCGGAGGCGGCGGAGGCGGCGGAGGCGGCGGAGGCGGCGGGGGCGGCGGGGGTGCCACCGGCTCCGGAGCGCCACCGAAGTTGAACGTCAGCGTGCCGAGGATCGAGTGCGAACGGAAGCGCGTCGAAACGTCGCGCCCCGTCTGATCGACCAGATCCAGATTGTCGGCGTTGAAGAAGCGATACTTCAGGCCAACGTCGATGTTGTCGCTCAGCGGAGCGCGGACGCCCGCGATCGCCTGCCAGGCAAAGCCCGTGTCCGAATCGTCGAGGAACGGACCGGCAAAAACGGGTTCGACCGAAACGCGGGCGACACCGGCGCCGCCGCCGACAAAGCCCTGAAGGCCGTCGTCGTCACCGAAGTCGAGCAGGCCGTTGACCATGAAGCTGAGCGCGTTCGAATCGCCGTTCAGGTCGGTGTTACCGGTAAAGGTGCCAGCGCCACCCGGGGTGGTCGGAATGCCGGGGGTCGTGAAACGGCCCGACTTGATGTCGGCTTCACGGAAACCGACTTCGACTTCCGCGCGGAAACCGCCGAAATCGTAACCGACGGTGCCTTCGACATCATAGCCAGCACGATGATCGAGCGAACCGGCATTGTTGAAGGTGCCGATATCGAGGTCCAGGTCCTCGACGAGCATTGCGCCGGCACCAACACCAACATACCAGGAGTTGTCGCGCGCAAGAACCGGCGACGCCAGGGTGGTGGAGGCCAACGCCACAGCGACGGCAAGCTTCCTCATAGTAATTCCCCTTTCAATTTGAGATATACGTCTCGGCAGACGTCCTACTCGCCGCTTTGGTTCCGTGCAAGTGAACAAATCGTCAATCTGTTGCCAAAAAGTCGCACTTTGTTCGCCAACGAACGCAAATTCAGCCTGAAATCAGAATGCCCTGCGCAGCGAGGTTGAGGATCAGTGCCGTAATCGCGTCACGCGCTTCGGAATCGACCGTCGTCCCGCCCGTGGGCGCGCTGACCGTCGCTGGCGCCGTCCACTCGCTGCCGTCGAATCTCAGCCGCGCGCCATCGGCGAGACGGGTTACCTGCACCCCGGCGCGCGGCGCGGCGAATCTCCAGCCTCCTGCGGTCCAGATGGCGATCGCATTGCTCTCTCCGGCCCAGGCCCCGGCCGCAGCGGTATCGACGATCCAGCATTGTCCGATCGCGGGATTCGCCGGCGGCGCTGCAAGCGGCCCCGCTTCGATCGCCGCGTGGACAAGCGCATCGAGCAAAGTGAGCGCCTCATTGTGCGTCACCTCCTTTTGCGCTTGCGCAACGGCAAGTAACGGCAACGCAAAGCGCGGCGTGATCGGCATGTCGGTCATGATCAGTCCTTATGTCAAAGCCAGGAAAAGCGGCGGCGACCGCGAAAAATCGCCAGTCTGGCGAATTTCCAGCACGTGCCCCGGCGCCAGCGCGGCGAGTTCGCCCGCGCCGATATTCAGCACGGGCGACACCGGCTCCCATGGTCCGATACCCGGGGCCGGCGGCACCAGCGAAACGCGCCACATTTCGCGGGTTTCGCCCAGCGGCTGGTCGACATGGTCGCGCCAGCCGGCGTCGATGCGGCTTCGTCGCGTCCATCCGATCGTCACGCCGCCCGCGCCATCGGGACGGATATGCCCATGCACCGGCGAAAGCGGCCGCAGCGCCTGCCCGGCCGCCGCGATGCCGGTCTCGGTCAGCGCGGTGCCGTTCCGCGGCGCCCACTGAAGCGTCGCCCCGCCGCCCGCCGTCATCGCGGCAAGATCGCCAGTCAGCATCAGCAGCGCCGGATCGTCGAGCAGGACGAACGGCTCGCCCGCCGGATGGATCGTCGCGCTTGCGGTCCCGGCACGCCCGCGAAGCAGGCGCGACAAGCGCCACACCCCCGGTCCCGCGATCTCGGCTTCGCCGAATTGCAGCAATTCCCCGCCCACCATCGCCCGGTTCGCGCCGCTCAGCAGCGCGGCGTCATCGACCGATTCGAGCGTCATCGATGGATTGACCAGTTCGACCATCACGGTGCCGGAAAGATCGAAAAGGCTGTCGCTCCCCGCCGCCAACGCTCCGCAAGCAGGCCAAGCGCCGCCGCCGGGCGCACCGATCCGATCGGGATCGGCTCGGCCCCGGTCGACGGAACGAACCAGCAATCGGCGCCACGCCAGCCGTCGTTGCTGCCCGCGGCGGCAATCAATATCCGCGGCGCCGAAGCCGCGGGGCTGCCCAAATTGGGCAGGTCGAACAGCTGGACCATGCCGGCCGCGTCGGGCCAGTCGGGCACACCGACGGGAGCGCCGGGCGCCGCGGGAAGCTCGGCGGCGGGAAGCGGCTGATAACGCCGCAG from uncultured Sphingopyxis sp. carries:
- a CDS encoding OmpA family protein, with amino-acid sequence MRKLAVAVALASTTLASPVLARDNSWYVGVGAGAMLVEDLDLDIGTFNNAGSLDHRAGYDVEGTVGYDFGGFRAEVEVGFREADIKSGRFTTPGIPTTPGGAGTFTGNTDLNGDSNALSFMVNGLLDFGDDDGLQGFVGGGAGVARVSVEPVFAGPFLDDSDTGFAWQAIAGVRAPLSDNIDVGLKYRFFNADNLDLVDQTGRDVSTRFRSHSILGTLTFNFGGAPEPVAPPPPPPPPPPPPPPPPPPPPPVVECAPGPYIVYFDWDQSNITPEAASTLDNAISAYNRGCTGTQVMLAGHADRSGSATYNVGLSNRRNDAVRSYLTARGISDGSISAQGFGETRPAVATADGVRNDQNRRVEITYGPNSGM
- a CDS encoding DUF2793 domain-containing protein, encoding MTDMPITPRFALPLLAVAQAQKEVTHNEALTLLDALVHAAIEAGPLAAPPANPAIGQCWIVDTAAAGAWAGESNAIAIWTAGGWRFAAPRAGVQVTRLADGARLRFDGSEWTAPATVSAPTGGTTVDSEARDAITALILNLAAQGILISG